The proteins below come from a single Chryseobacterium capnotolerans genomic window:
- the trmB gene encoding tRNA (guanosine(46)-N7)-methyltransferase TrmB, producing MGKNKLARFAENKILPNVIQPTRDEALEGFELKGKWRENFFKNDNPIVLELGCGKGEYSVGLAKTFPEKNFIGIDIKGARFWFGAKEAVENGMTNVAFLRSQIELVDHFFAENEVDEIWITFPDPQIKYKRTKHRLTHPDFLARYKKFLKPGGIVHLKTDSEFLHGYTLGYLQGAGYEIITAHHDIYGAPEYDPNTPHLRDIQTYYEQLFSAKGKTITYIKFRIH from the coding sequence ATGGGCAAGAATAAATTAGCAAGATTTGCAGAAAACAAGATATTACCGAATGTAATTCAACCTACAAGAGATGAGGCTTTGGAAGGCTTTGAGCTTAAGGGAAAATGGAGAGAAAATTTCTTTAAAAATGATAACCCAATTGTCCTGGAATTAGGCTGTGGAAAAGGAGAATACTCTGTGGGATTAGCCAAAACATTTCCTGAAAAGAACTTTATCGGAATTGATATTAAAGGGGCAAGATTCTGGTTCGGGGCAAAAGAGGCCGTGGAAAACGGGATGACTAATGTTGCCTTTCTAAGATCACAAATTGAACTTGTAGATCATTTCTTTGCTGAAAATGAAGTGGATGAAATCTGGATTACCTTCCCAGACCCACAAATTAAATATAAAAGAACAAAACATAGATTAACACACCCGGACTTTTTAGCCCGTTATAAAAAATTCCTGAAGCCAGGAGGGATTGTCCATCTGAAAACAGATTCGGAATTCCTTCACGGATATACACTTGGATACTTACAGGGAGCTGGATATGAGATTATAACTGCTCATCATGATATCTACGGTGCACCGGAATATGATCCTAATACGCCTCATTTGAGAGATATCCAAACGTATTATGAACAACTATTCTCAGCAAAAGGAAAAACAATAACCTATATAAAATTCCGGATCCACTGA
- a CDS encoding DUF6759 domain-containing protein, whose protein sequence is MPNTRQNLQPKKSTETYTPSTPQNTFVVNTAANTAIPNAEAEEFNMLMNVSPIEHQNKTVKILNSLFDNDPNAKECIVLIQNQSDCNIIVRMEGVGTTKYRLAVPAHKDNSIVVEKGQYLFTSLVCGAQYASQKTIQKPIMVALGSATAK, encoded by the coding sequence CTATACCCCAAGTACCCCACAAAATACTTTTGTAGTAAACACAGCCGCCAATACAGCTATTCCTAATGCAGAAGCAGAAGAATTTAATATGCTGATGAATGTTTCCCCCATTGAGCATCAAAACAAAACCGTTAAGATCCTCAATTCATTATTTGATAATGATCCCAATGCCAAAGAATGTATTGTTCTTATTCAAAACCAATCTGACTGTAATATTATCGTAAGAATGGAAGGAGTGGGAACTACAAAGTACAGGCTTGCTGTTCCTGCTCACAAAGACAACTCCATTGTAGTGGAAAAAGGGCAGTATCTTTTTACCAGTCTGGTATGTGGTGCGCAATATGCATCACAAAAAACCATTCAGAAACCCATCATGGTTGCATTAGGCAGCGCAACAGCAAAATAA